The sequence GCCCGCCTGACCGGACTCGACGGCGGGATGCTCCTCGCCCTGGTGCTCATCACGGCCGGCCACCTCGTCCGCGCGTCGGCTCCGGGGTTCGGCGTCCTGCTCGCTGGCAGCGTCGTCTCGTTCGCCGGCACAGGGATCGGCAACGTCCTCCTGCCGTCGCTCGTCCGCCGGTACTTCCCCGACCGGGTCGCACTCCTGACCGCCGTCTACGCGTGCATCGTCGGCGTCAGCACCGCCGTCCCGGCTGCGCTCGCAGCACCCGCGGCCGAGCGGTTCGGCTGGCGGGTCTCCCTCGGCCTCTGGTCGGCGACCTCGATCGTCGCGCTGATCCCGTGGCTCGTCCTGCTCGTGCGGACCCGGCGGCAGCCCGACCCGGGCACCGTCGCCGGCGCCTCGCCCGCTGCCTCCGCGATCTCGCGGGTGTGGCGGTCACGGACGGCCGTGTCGATCGCGATCCTGTTCTCGGCCAGCGTCGTCTGCACCTACGCCGGGTTCGCCTGGCTGCCGCAGATCCTGATCGACCGCGCAGGATCGACACCCACCGCCGCCGGGCTCCTGCTCGCCCTGACCGGCCTGGTCAGCGTGCCGATGGCACTCGTCGCGCCCCTGCTCGTCGCGCGGCTCCGGAGCGTGGGCT comes from Frondihabitans peucedani and encodes:
- a CDS encoding CynX/NimT family MFS transporter, encoding MLESRRLPLWAGRTTALLGIVLVAFSLRQAVAALSPIVGDVQADIPLSGIDIGLLGTLPPILFAISGLLAPRAARLTGLDGGMLLALVLITAGHLVRASAPGFGVLLAGSVVSFAGTGIGNVLLPSLVRRYFPDRVALLTAVYACIVGVSTAVPAALAAPAAERFGWRVSLGLWSATSIVALIPWLVLLVRTRRQPDPGTVAGASPAASAISRVWRSRTAVSIAILFSASVVCTYAGFAWLPQILIDRAGSTPTAAGLLLALTGLVSVPMALVAPLLVARLRSVGWLIAAGVASFAVGYLGLLLAPTTLTAVWVVFVGCGSILFPVCLVLINTRTRTHGGTVALSGFAQGVAYALGALGPLLVGVLHDVSGGWTVPLLLLLGVALVALVPAVTLARPTHVEDELLR